From Streptomyces sp. NBC_01460, a single genomic window includes:
- a CDS encoding LLM class flavin-dependent oxidoreductase, translating into MSEPEGFHLSAALNGAGSHPGAPARPFTSEEYVRLVRGAEAGLLDFVTVEDGPGRLDSGLLLALAAQVTDRIGLVPLGPTTGDPGAWATRIATLDHLSAGRAGVRPRATTSNPEHARLLKILGTPEGDAKVAELFARADEFLTEVTGAWATAAPSPQGRPPLALLAHATVPYRLAATHGDVVLVTPADTADLVTIRKEVESLREAAGRPAGALRLLADVNVVLADSQEAADARTAALEKAAGAPFTSDAAIFSGTSEGLADLLQEWFREGGADGFRLRPAVLPDDLDAIVTGLVPVLQRRGLFRTAYTARTLRGHLGLQAA; encoded by the coding sequence ATGTCCGAACCAGAGGGATTCCATCTGTCGGCGGCGCTGAACGGCGCCGGTTCACATCCGGGCGCGCCCGCCAGGCCCTTCACATCCGAGGAGTACGTCCGGCTCGTGCGCGGTGCCGAGGCCGGGCTGCTCGACTTCGTCACGGTCGAGGACGGCCCCGGGCGGCTCGACTCCGGGCTGCTCCTCGCCCTGGCCGCACAGGTCACCGACCGGATCGGGCTCGTCCCGCTGGGGCCGACGACGGGTGACCCCGGCGCCTGGGCGACACGGATCGCCACGCTCGACCACCTGAGCGCGGGACGGGCCGGGGTGCGGCCCCGGGCCACGACGAGCAACCCCGAGCACGCCCGGCTGCTGAAGATCCTCGGCACCCCCGAGGGGGACGCGAAGGTCGCCGAACTCTTCGCCCGGGCGGACGAGTTCCTCACCGAGGTCACCGGGGCGTGGGCCACCGCCGCGCCCTCACCGCAGGGCAGGCCGCCGCTGGCGCTGCTCGCGCACGCCACGGTCCCCTACCGGCTCGCGGCCACGCACGGCGACGTCGTCCTCGTGACCCCGGCCGACACCGCGGACCTGGTCACCATCCGCAAGGAGGTCGAGTCGCTGCGGGAGGCGGCGGGAAGGCCCGCCGGAGCGCTGCGCCTCCTCGCCGACGTCAACGTCGTCCTGGCTGACAGCCAGGAGGCGGCCGACGCGCGCACAGCGGCGCTGGAGAAGGCCGCCGGAGCCCCGTTCACCTCGGACGCCGCCATATTCTCCGGCACGTCCGAGGGGCTGGCCGACCTTCTTCAGGAGTGGTTCCGCGAGGGCGGCGCCGACGGCTTCCGGCTGCGGCCCGCGGTCCTCCCCGACGACCTGGACGCGATCGTCACCGGGCTGGTGCCCGTCCTGCAGCGGCGCGGGCTCTTCCGCACCGCGTACACCGCCCGGACCCTGCGCGGCCACCTCGGCCTCCAGGCCGCCTGA
- a CDS encoding FadR/GntR family transcriptional regulator, with translation MAVTDEAIEKIKGMIVSGALAPGDRLPKESELAAELGLSRNSLREAVRALSLIRILDVRQGDGTYVTSLDPQLLLEALSFVVDFHRDDTVLEFFAVRRILEPAATAMAALRIEEEQLDALDAQLDALGPDPSVEALVAGDLEFHRGIVRHSGNSVLCSLLDGLSGPTTRARVWRGLTQEDAVARTLREHRAILAAMRDRDAEAARSWATVHVASVEQWLRSTL, from the coding sequence ATGGCCGTCACCGACGAAGCGATCGAGAAGATCAAGGGAATGATCGTCTCGGGTGCGCTGGCCCCGGGCGACCGGCTTCCCAAGGAGAGCGAGCTCGCGGCCGAACTGGGCCTGTCGCGCAACTCGCTGCGCGAGGCGGTGCGCGCCCTCTCGCTGATCCGGATCCTCGACGTCCGCCAGGGCGACGGCACCTACGTCACCAGCCTGGACCCGCAGCTGCTCCTGGAGGCGCTCAGCTTCGTGGTGGACTTCCACCGCGACGACACGGTGCTGGAGTTCTTCGCGGTCCGCAGGATCCTGGAGCCCGCGGCCACCGCGATGGCGGCGCTGCGCATCGAGGAGGAGCAACTGGACGCCTTGGATGCCCAGTTGGACGCACTGGGCCCGGACCCCTCGGTGGAGGCACTCGTCGCCGGCGACCTGGAGTTCCACCGCGGCATCGTCCGGCACTCCGGCAACTCGGTGCTCTGCTCCCTGCTGGACGGCCTGTCGGGCCCCACCACCCGGGCCAGGGTGTGGCGCGGGCTGACGCAGGAGGACGCGGTCGCCCGCACCCTGCGCGAACACCGGGCGATCCTCGCCGCGATGCGGGACCGGGACGCGGAGGCGGCCCGGTCCTGGGCGACGGTGCACGTGGCGAGCGTGGAGCAGTGGCTGCGCTCGACCCTCTGA
- a CDS encoding SDR family NAD(P)-dependent oxidoreductase gives MTGTQDFDGLSALVTGGASGIGAAVASLLLARGARVAVLDLDPEGAPEGALALGADVTDDDAVRSAVDRAAEELGGLHTLVSNAGIGSVGTVEENTDAEWTRVLDVNVLGMVRTARHALPHLRRAAAGRPGAVSITQTCSIAATAGLPQRALYSASKGAVLSLTLAMAADHVREGIRVNCVNPGTADTPWIGRLLDRAEDPAAERAALDARQPLGRLVSAEEVAAAVVYLASPAAASVTGTALAVDGGMQGLRLRPAPAQG, from the coding sequence ATGACCGGTACGCAGGATTTCGACGGACTGTCCGCCCTGGTGACGGGCGGCGCGTCCGGCATCGGCGCCGCCGTGGCGAGCCTCCTGCTCGCCCGAGGGGCCCGCGTCGCGGTGCTCGACCTCGATCCGGAGGGCGCTCCCGAAGGGGCCCTCGCACTGGGGGCCGACGTGACGGACGACGACGCCGTACGGAGCGCCGTCGACCGGGCCGCCGAGGAGCTGGGCGGCCTGCACACCCTCGTCTCCAACGCCGGGATCGGCTCGGTCGGCACGGTGGAGGAGAACACCGACGCGGAGTGGACCCGGGTGCTGGACGTCAATGTGCTCGGCATGGTCCGCACCGCCCGCCACGCCCTGCCGCATCTGCGCCGGGCCGCCGCCGGACGCCCGGGGGCCGTGTCGATCACCCAGACCTGCTCCATCGCCGCGACCGCCGGGCTGCCGCAGCGCGCGCTCTACAGCGCGAGCAAGGGCGCCGTGCTCTCCCTCACCCTCGCCATGGCGGCCGACCACGTCCGGGAGGGGATCAGGGTCAACTGCGTCAACCCCGGTACGGCGGACACCCCCTGGATCGGCCGGCTCCTCGACCGGGCCGAGGACCCGGCGGCGGAGCGCGCGGCGCTCGACGCCCGCCAGCCCCTGGGGCGGCTGGTCTCCGCCGAGGAGGTCGCCGCCGCCGTCGTCTACCTGGCGAGCCCGGCGGCCGCCTCCGTCACCGGCACCGCGCTCGCCGTCGACGGGGGGATGCAGGGGCTGCGGCTGCGCCCCGCCCCGGCGCAGGGCTGA
- a CDS encoding enolase C-terminal domain-like protein: MTLTVTDLEVEDIRFPTSEELDGSDAMNPDPDYSAAYVVLRTDGGEEGHGFCFTIGRGNDVMAAAIGTLRSHAVGRPAPRTAADLAALHHTLTHDSQLRWLGPEKGVMHMAAGAVVNAAWDLAAGLAGRPVWQFLAEMTPEELVSLVDFRYLTDALTPEEALGILRAAEPGRAERTARLLAEGYPAYTTSPGWLGYDDDKLVRLCKEAVADGFTQIKLKVGADLDDDVRRLSLARGAVGPGIRIAVDANQRWDVAGAVEWMTALAPYDPYWIEEPTSPDDVLGHAAVRAGQPVKVATGEHVANRVVFKQLLQADAVDFVQIDAARVAGVNENLAVLLLAAKYGVPVCPHAGGVGLCELVQHLSMFDYVAVSGSWKDRVIEYVDHLHEHFADPAVIEHGRYVTPRTPGFSARMLPASIAGHRYPQGPVWQARRTPEETAR, translated from the coding sequence ATGACTCTGACCGTCACGGATCTCGAGGTCGAGGACATCCGCTTTCCCACCTCGGAGGAGCTGGACGGCTCGGACGCCATGAACCCCGACCCCGACTACTCCGCCGCGTATGTCGTCCTGCGCACGGACGGCGGGGAGGAGGGGCACGGCTTCTGCTTCACCATCGGCCGTGGCAACGATGTCATGGCCGCCGCCATCGGCACGCTCCGGTCCCATGCCGTCGGCCGCCCGGCCCCGCGCACCGCCGCTGACCTGGCCGCCCTCCACCACACGCTCACCCACGACTCGCAGCTGCGCTGGCTCGGCCCCGAGAAGGGCGTGATGCACATGGCGGCCGGCGCCGTCGTCAACGCGGCCTGGGACCTCGCGGCGGGACTGGCGGGCAGGCCCGTCTGGCAGTTCCTGGCGGAGATGACCCCGGAGGAGCTCGTCTCCCTCGTCGACTTCCGCTACCTCACGGACGCCCTCACCCCGGAGGAGGCGCTCGGCATCCTGCGTGCCGCGGAGCCGGGCCGCGCCGAGCGCACCGCGCGGCTCCTCGCCGAGGGGTATCCGGCGTACACGACGTCGCCCGGCTGGCTGGGGTACGACGACGACAAGCTCGTGCGCCTGTGCAAGGAGGCCGTCGCCGACGGCTTCACCCAGATCAAGCTGAAGGTCGGGGCCGATCTGGACGACGACGTCCGCAGGCTCTCGCTCGCGCGCGGGGCCGTCGGTCCCGGCATCCGCATCGCCGTCGACGCCAACCAGCGCTGGGACGTCGCAGGAGCGGTGGAGTGGATGACCGCGCTCGCCCCGTACGACCCGTACTGGATCGAGGAGCCGACCAGCCCCGACGACGTGCTCGGCCACGCCGCGGTGCGCGCCGGACAGCCCGTCAAGGTCGCCACCGGTGAACACGTCGCCAACCGGGTCGTGTTCAAGCAGCTGCTCCAGGCGGACGCCGTCGACTTCGTGCAGATCGACGCCGCCCGCGTGGCCGGCGTCAACGAGAACCTCGCGGTCCTGCTGCTCGCCGCGAAGTACGGCGTCCCGGTCTGCCCGCACGCGGGAGGCGTCGGACTGTGCGAACTGGTCCAGCACCTCTCGATGTTCGACTACGTCGCGGTATCCGGCAGCTGGAAGGACCGTGTCATCGAGTACGTCGACCACCTCCACGAGCACTTCGCCGACCCGGCCGTCATCGAGCACGGCCGCTACGTCACCCCGCGCACGCCGGGCTTCTCGGCCCGCATGCTTCCGGCCTCGATCGCCGGGCACCGCTATCCGCAGGGCCCCGTCTGGCAGGCCCGCCGCACCCCCGAGGAGACCGCCCGATGA
- a CDS encoding PAC2 family protein, translating into MIELEGVPELIDPVMVAAFEGWNDAGDAASTAVAHLDREWKGEVFAALDAEDYYDFQVNRPTVWLDGGTRKITWPTTRLSVVRVGGEKPRDLVLIRGIEPSMRWRSYCNEILGFAHELGVEMVVILGALLGDTPHTRPVPVSGVTSDPDLARTMDLEETRYEGPTGIVGILQEACTHAGVPAVSLWAAVPHYVSQPPNPKATLALLNRLEDLLGMRIPLGELPEDARAWQLGVDQLAAEDSEVAEYVQTLEEARDTAELPEASGEAIAREFERYLRRRDVNGPGQAPGGHATESGDVPYLRDTSGGRTRPPKPQRPEKGRPKDGDGSTAPEDPPTGPDEDSSDG; encoded by the coding sequence GTGATCGAGCTCGAGGGGGTACCCGAGCTGATCGACCCGGTCATGGTGGCCGCGTTCGAGGGCTGGAACGACGCCGGTGACGCCGCCTCCACAGCGGTCGCGCATCTTGACCGGGAGTGGAAGGGCGAGGTCTTCGCGGCGCTCGACGCCGAGGACTACTACGACTTCCAGGTCAATCGGCCCACGGTGTGGCTGGACGGCGGGACACGCAAGATCACCTGGCCCACCACGCGGCTCTCCGTGGTCCGGGTCGGCGGCGAGAAACCACGTGACCTGGTGCTGATCCGTGGCATCGAACCCTCCATGCGCTGGCGTTCGTACTGCAACGAGATCCTGGGCTTCGCCCATGAGCTGGGTGTCGAGATGGTCGTCATCCTGGGGGCGCTGCTCGGCGACACCCCGCACACCAGGCCGGTGCCCGTCAGCGGCGTCACCTCGGATCCCGACCTGGCCAGGACGATGGACCTGGAGGAGACCCGGTACGAGGGCCCGACCGGCATCGTCGGCATCCTCCAGGAGGCCTGCACGCACGCGGGGGTGCCCGCGGTGAGCCTGTGGGCGGCGGTGCCGCACTACGTGTCGCAGCCGCCGAACCCGAAGGCGACGCTGGCGCTGCTGAACCGTCTCGAGGACCTGCTCGGCATGCGGATCCCGCTGGGCGAGCTGCCCGAGGACGCCCGCGCCTGGCAGCTCGGGGTCGACCAGCTGGCCGCGGAGGACAGCGAGGTCGCGGAGTACGTGCAGACGCTGGAGGAGGCGCGGGACACCGCGGAGCTTCCCGAGGCGTCAGGCGAGGCGATCGCGCGCGAGTTCGAGCGTTATCTGCGGCGCAGGGACGTCAACGGCCCCGGTCAGGCACCGGGCGGTCATGCCACCGAGAGCGGCGACGTGCCGTATCTGCGGGACACCTCCGGCGGCCGCACGAGACCGCCGAAGCCGCAGCGCCCGGAGAAGGGGCGGCCGAAGGACGGCGACGGGAGCACGGCGCCCGAGGACCCGCCGACGGGCCCTGACGAGGACTCCTCGGACGGCTGA
- the mshC gene encoding cysteine--1-D-myo-inosityl 2-amino-2-deoxy-alpha-D-glucopyranoside ligase — translation MHAWPASEVPALPGKGRDLRIHDTATGGRITLDPGPVARIYVCGITPYDATHMGHAATYNAFDLVQRVWLDTKRQVHYVQNVTDVDDPLLERAVRDGEDWTELAERETALFREDMTALRMLPPKHYIGAVEAIPGIVPLVERLRDAGAAYELDGDVYFSVECDPHFGEVSGLDAEAMRVLSAERGGDPERPGKKNPLDPMLWMAARQGEPSWDGGTLGRGRPGWHIECVAIALDHLGMTFDVQGGGSDLAFPHHEMGASHAQVLTGEHPFARAYVHAGMVALNGEKMSKSKGNLVFVSALRRDDVDPAAIRLALLAHHYRADWEWTDQVLADAVERLARWRAAVSRPDGISADALVEEVREALADDLDAPAALAAVDRWAERQSAGGGTDEGAPGLVSRTVDALLGVAL, via the coding sequence ATGCATGCCTGGCCCGCTTCTGAGGTCCCCGCCCTTCCTGGCAAGGGCCGCGACCTTCGGATCCACGACACCGCGACCGGCGGACGGATCACCCTTGACCCCGGTCCCGTCGCCCGCATCTACGTCTGCGGCATCACGCCGTACGACGCGACCCACATGGGTCATGCGGCGACCTACAACGCGTTCGACCTCGTTCAGCGCGTGTGGCTCGACACCAAGCGGCAGGTTCACTACGTCCAGAACGTGACCGACGTGGATGATCCGCTGCTGGAGCGGGCCGTGCGCGACGGCGAGGACTGGACCGAGCTCGCGGAGCGCGAGACGGCACTCTTCAGGGAGGACATGACCGCCCTGCGCATGCTTCCCCCGAAGCACTACATCGGGGCGGTGGAGGCGATACCCGGCATCGTCCCGCTGGTGGAGCGCCTCCGCGACGCGGGTGCCGCCTACGAACTCGACGGCGACGTGTACTTCTCCGTGGAGTGCGACCCGCACTTCGGAGAGGTCTCGGGCCTCGACGCCGAGGCCATGCGCGTGCTCTCCGCCGAGCGCGGCGGGGACCCGGAGCGCCCCGGCAAGAAGAACCCCCTCGACCCGATGCTCTGGATGGCCGCCCGTCAGGGCGAGCCGAGCTGGGACGGCGGAACGCTCGGCCGTGGCCGCCCCGGCTGGCACATCGAGTGCGTCGCCATCGCGCTGGACCACCTGGGCATGACCTTCGACGTCCAGGGGGGCGGCTCCGACCTCGCCTTCCCGCACCACGAGATGGGCGCCTCGCACGCCCAGGTGCTGACCGGCGAGCACCCGTTCGCCCGCGCCTACGTGCACGCGGGCATGGTCGCCCTCAACGGCGAGAAGATGTCCAAATCCAAGGGCAACCTCGTCTTCGTGTCGGCGCTCCGCCGGGACGACGTGGACCCCGCCGCGATCAGGCTCGCCCTGCTCGCGCACCACTACCGGGCCGACTGGGAGTGGACCGACCAGGTCCTCGCCGACGCCGTCGAGCGTCTCGCCCGCTGGCGTGCGGCCGTCTCCCGGCCCGACGGGATCTCCGCCGATGCCCTGGTCGAGGAGGTCCGGGAGGCCCTGGCCGACGACCTGGACGCCCCGGCCGCACTCGCCGCCGTGGACCGCTGGGCCGAGCGGCAGAGCGCGGGCGGCGGCACGGACGAGGGCGCGCCCGGCCTCGTCTCGCGCACCGTCGACGCCCTGCTGGGCGTCGCTCTCTAG
- a CDS encoding SCO1664 family protein has protein sequence MPAPERIPSRGLTEAGLRTLLAEGELTVLGRVRGASNAVLYCTVAHEGEERPCVYKPVAGEQPLWDFPDGTLAQREVAAYEISEATGWGLVPPTVLREGPYGEGMCQLWIEADAEAAPSDGLPPLLALVDTEEPGDGWKAVGLAEVGEGRTALLVHADDPRLRRLAVLDAVINNGDRKGGHLLSAPGGRLYGIDHGVTLNADDKLRTLFWGWAGEPLTAEATEVLDRLSAVLEPGAVLATRLGELITAAELDALRGRVESLRKAGRHPQPSGDWPPIPWPPV, from the coding sequence ATGCCCGCGCCAGAACGGATACCGTCGCGGGGCCTGACGGAGGCCGGGCTGCGCACCCTGCTCGCCGAGGGGGAGCTCACGGTCCTCGGCCGGGTCAGGGGCGCGTCGAACGCGGTCCTGTACTGCACGGTCGCCCACGAGGGCGAGGAGCGCCCGTGTGTCTACAAGCCGGTCGCCGGCGAGCAGCCGCTGTGGGACTTCCCCGACGGCACGCTCGCCCAGCGTGAGGTCGCGGCGTACGAGATCTCCGAGGCCACCGGCTGGGGCCTCGTGCCGCCCACGGTCCTGCGGGAAGGCCCCTACGGCGAGGGAATGTGCCAGCTGTGGATCGAGGCGGACGCGGAGGCCGCCCCGTCCGACGGGCTGCCGCCCCTGCTCGCGCTCGTCGACACCGAGGAACCGGGGGACGGCTGGAAGGCCGTCGGCCTCGCCGAGGTGGGGGAGGGGAGGACGGCGCTGCTGGTCCATGCCGACGACCCCCGGCTGCGCAGGCTCGCGGTCCTCGACGCGGTGATCAACAACGGTGACCGCAAGGGCGGGCACCTTCTGTCCGCCCCGGGCGGGCGGCTGTACGGGATCGACCACGGCGTCACCCTCAACGCGGACGACAAGCTGCGGACGCTGTTCTGGGGGTGGGCGGGCGAGCCGCTGACCGCGGAGGCCACCGAGGTGCTGGACCGGCTGTCCGCCGTTCTGGAACCGGGGGCGGTGCTCGCCACCCGGTTGGGGGAACTGATCACCGCTGCGGAGCTCGATGCCCTGCGGGGCCGCGTGGAGAGCCTGCGCAAGGCCGGCAGGCACCCGCAGCCGAGCGGCGACTGGCCGCCGATCCCGTGGCCTCCCGTGTGA
- a CDS encoding DUF3090 domain-containing protein, which yields MSRQVFLYDPPDRFVAGTVGLPGRRTFFLQASSRGRVTSVALEKTQVSALAERIDELLDEVVRRTGGNSPVPAVAPMDVTDTAPLDAPVEEEFRVGTMALAWDGEEQRMIVEAQALVELDADSDDDLAEAEERLLQDEENGPPMLRVRLSGAQARAFAKRALDVVNAGRPPCPLCSLPLDPEGHVCPRQNGYRRGA from the coding sequence GTGTCCCGTCAGGTGTTCCTCTACGACCCGCCGGACCGTTTCGTGGCCGGTACGGTCGGGCTGCCTGGCCGCCGTACGTTTTTCCTGCAGGCATCCTCGCGAGGACGGGTCACGAGCGTGGCCCTGGAGAAGACCCAGGTCTCCGCGTTGGCCGAACGGATCGACGAACTCCTCGACGAGGTCGTCCGGCGGACCGGCGGCAACTCACCGGTGCCCGCGGTGGCTCCCATGGACGTCACCGACACCGCGCCGCTCGACGCCCCCGTCGAGGAGGAGTTCAGGGTCGGCACGATGGCCCTCGCCTGGGACGGCGAGGAGCAGCGCATGATCGTCGAGGCGCAGGCTCTCGTCGAGCTGGACGCCGACTCCGACGACGATCTCGCGGAGGCCGAGGAAAGGCTTCTGCAGGACGAGGAGAACGGCCCGCCGATGCTGCGCGTCCGGCTGAGCGGTGCCCAGGCGCGTGCGTTCGCCAAGCGCGCCCTGGACGTCGTGAACGCCGGCCGCCCGCCGTGCCCGCTGTGCAGCCTCCCCCTCGATCCGGAAGGACACGTATGCCCGCGCCAGAACGGATACCGTCGCGGGGCCTGA
- a CDS encoding histidine phosphatase family protein, translated as MPTLILVRHGRSTANTSGVLAGRTPGVSLDGRGAAQAAALPGRLSALTLVAAVSSPLQRCRETLQPLLDARPELPLHTEGRISECDYGDWSGRKLAELSDEPLMKVVQQHPSAAVFPGGESMRTMQARAVDAVRDWNARIEAEHGEDATYVMCSHGDIIKALVADALGMHLDLFQRVQAEPCSVTAIRYTRLRPFLLRLGDTGDFASLAPREQAIGADAAGDTGADAAVGGGAGAP; from the coding sequence ATGCCCACGCTCATCCTTGTACGTCACGGACGCTCGACCGCCAACACCTCCGGAGTGCTCGCGGGCCGGACCCCGGGGGTCTCCCTCGACGGACGCGGCGCCGCACAGGCCGCCGCGCTGCCCGGCCGGCTCTCCGCCCTCACGCTCGTCGCGGCGGTCAGCAGCCCGTTGCAGCGCTGCCGGGAGACGCTCCAGCCGCTGCTCGACGCCCGCCCGGAGCTCCCGCTGCACACCGAGGGCCGGATCAGTGAGTGCGACTACGGGGACTGGTCGGGGCGCAAGCTCGCCGAACTCTCCGACGAACCACTGATGAAGGTCGTCCAGCAGCACCCCTCGGCCGCCGTGTTCCCCGGCGGCGAGTCCATGCGCACCATGCAGGCCCGGGCGGTCGACGCCGTGCGGGACTGGAACGCCCGTATCGAGGCGGAACACGGCGAGGACGCCACCTATGTGATGTGTTCGCACGGCGACATCATCAAGGCACTGGTCGCCGACGCACTCGGCATGCACCTCGACCTCTTCCAGCGCGTCCAGGCCGAGCCCTGCTCCGTCACCGCGATCCGCTACACCCGGCTGCGACCGTTCCTCCTCCGCCTCGGCGACACCGGCGACTTCGCGTCCCTGGCACCGCGTGAGCAGGCCATCGGGGCCGACGCGGCGGGGGACACGGGGGCGGACGCGGCCGTCGGGGGCGGCGCTGGGGCGCCGTGA
- a CDS encoding magnesium and cobalt transport protein CorA gives MIVDCGIYRDGRRTEGPSDFSDALDEARAAGDAFVWIGLHEPTAKEFELVTSEFSLHPLAVEDALRAHQRPKLEIYDDSLFVVIKPVVYEPKSDTVSAGELMLFIGDSFVVTVRHGEGAPLAAVRSRLEAEPEVLRHGPTSVLYAVSDAVVDHYIEVAAELQVDLEELEAQVFAPTGSRDTTNTAASIYTFKRQVLEFRRATNPLGAPMARLSSAGVPFVDTDSQPFFRDVNDHLTRAVEHVEGLDRLLSDILSAHLAQVGVRQNDDMRKISAWAAMAAVPTMVAGVYGMNFTHMPELDLVWTYPAVIVLMGVAVAGLYRLFKRRGWM, from the coding sequence GTGATCGTCGACTGTGGAATTTACCGGGACGGACGCCGGACCGAGGGCCCCTCCGACTTCTCCGATGCCCTGGACGAGGCACGGGCCGCCGGGGACGCCTTCGTCTGGATCGGCCTCCACGAGCCGACGGCGAAGGAATTCGAGCTGGTGACGAGCGAGTTCTCGCTGCACCCCCTGGCCGTGGAGGACGCCCTGCGCGCCCATCAGCGGCCCAAGCTGGAGATCTACGACGACTCCCTGTTCGTCGTGATCAAGCCGGTGGTCTACGAGCCGAAGAGCGACACCGTGAGCGCCGGCGAGCTGATGCTCTTCATAGGCGACTCGTTCGTGGTGACGGTGCGGCACGGCGAGGGCGCCCCCCTCGCCGCCGTGCGGAGCCGGCTGGAGGCCGAGCCCGAGGTCCTCAGGCACGGGCCGACGTCGGTGCTCTACGCGGTGAGCGACGCGGTGGTGGACCACTACATCGAGGTCGCCGCGGAGCTCCAGGTCGACCTGGAGGAGCTGGAGGCGCAGGTCTTCGCCCCGACCGGATCCAGGGACACCACCAACACCGCCGCGAGCATCTACACCTTCAAGCGGCAGGTGCTCGAATTCCGCCGGGCCACCAATCCGCTGGGCGCCCCCATGGCGCGGCTGTCGAGCGCGGGGGTCCCGTTCGTCGACACCGATTCGCAGCCCTTCTTCAGGGACGTCAACGACCACCTGACGCGTGCCGTCGAGCACGTGGAGGGGCTCGACCGGCTGCTCTCGGACATCCTGTCGGCGCACCTGGCGCAGGTGGGGGTGCGACAGAACGACGACATGCGGAAGATCTCGGCGTGGGCCGCGATGGCCGCCGTACCGACGATGGTGGCCGGCGTCTACGGCATGAACTTCACGCACATGCCGGAGCTCGACCTGGTGTGGACCTACCCGGCGGTGATCGTGCTGATGGGCGTCGCGGTCGCCGGGCTGTACCGCCTGTTCAAGCGCCGCGGCTGGATGTAG
- a CDS encoding ferritin-like domain-containing protein, whose protein sequence is MLSAKSLFQEILDNDESFRLFCSIAAGGESQGGWENGRIAALVPAGLRELAPKVARHGADEDKHGRIFNALLKQRGLQPVAVPYETDYTLLLERHGIGLAHDRLSREEPLTERDVIVYLAHSRVTEQRASEQMRLLLKHFADHPLLGRAVRMISRDEDSHLAYCHEELLRFARAGHGRTIQSVLRECAEAEIRVYRDVSLAVMSHMGTVLRWPRAKSAVLAAGIHAMYGYERLLGWRRMVSLEQPVLRDALGGRAVPETEYA, encoded by the coding sequence ATGCTCTCGGCAAAGAGTCTGTTCCAGGAGATCCTCGACAACGACGAGTCGTTCCGGCTGTTCTGCTCGATCGCTGCCGGCGGCGAGTCGCAGGGCGGCTGGGAGAACGGGCGCATCGCCGCACTCGTCCCCGCGGGACTGCGCGAGCTCGCCCCCAAGGTCGCCCGGCACGGCGCCGACGAGGACAAGCACGGCCGGATCTTCAACGCCCTCCTGAAGCAGCGCGGGCTCCAGCCCGTGGCGGTGCCGTACGAGACCGACTACACCCTCCTGCTGGAGCGCCACGGCATCGGCCTCGCCCACGACCGGCTCAGCCGTGAGGAGCCGCTCACCGAGCGGGACGTCATCGTCTACCTCGCCCACAGCAGGGTCACCGAGCAGCGGGCCTCCGAGCAGATGCGTCTCCTGCTGAAGCACTTCGCCGACCACCCCCTCCTGGGCCGCGCCGTGAGGATGATCTCCCGGGACGAGGACAGCCACCTCGCGTACTGCCACGAGGAACTCCTCCGCTTCGCCCGCGCCGGTCACGGCAGGACGATCCAGTCCGTACTGCGGGAGTGTGCCGAGGCCGAGATCCGGGTGTACCGCGACGTGAGCCTTGCCGTGATGAGCCACATGGGCACCGTGCTGCGCTGGCCCCGCGCCAAGTCCGCCGTGCTGGCCGCGGGCATCCACGCGATGTACGGCTACGAGCGGCTGCTGGGCTGGCGACGCATGGTGAGCCTCGAACAGCCCGTCCTGCGCGACGCGCTGGGCGGCCGGGCCGTGCCCGAGACCGAGTACGCCTGA